From a region of the Polynucleobacter corsicus genome:
- a CDS encoding acyltransferase family protein, which translates to MQAKVHQGNKLLIDLLKVIAALLIILHHLSSYGQMAVDARSVLPGLMTWLFEYGRYAVQIFLVMAGYLATQSLARFANAKFSSQNLLRIIINRYLRLFAPYIAALAFTILCAWIARFWVNDEFVGEQETLGQFLAHLFFLQGILGLDSISAGAWYVAIDWQLYSVLAVLLISFSSYQALIWLISIVIVSSLLYFNRSAQYEAYFIYFIGSYGLGVVAYLAKNFSDKKIQVLAKFVLIAIGVIIAISTLHQVWLRNFLAWFVALLLFVWGNVSYSDLKPASSKVKVFVLRFIAWASPRSYCAFLIHFAFILLTNALYIASGMHAHESGLIAIGLMLGVVVCSTIAANYLYRWVEIPSAKLKI; encoded by the coding sequence TTGCAAGCGAAAGTACACCAAGGCAATAAGCTTTTAATTGACCTCCTTAAGGTAATTGCAGCTCTGTTAATCATTCTGCACCACCTATCGAGTTATGGCCAGATGGCGGTAGATGCGCGCTCAGTATTACCAGGCCTAATGACATGGCTCTTTGAGTACGGTCGTTATGCTGTACAAATCTTTCTAGTGATGGCTGGGTATTTAGCAACCCAGTCACTCGCGCGATTTGCGAATGCAAAATTCAGCAGCCAGAATTTACTGCGGATCATCATTAATCGCTATTTGCGCTTGTTTGCCCCTTACATTGCCGCTTTAGCTTTTACGATTCTCTGTGCTTGGATTGCGCGCTTTTGGGTTAACGATGAATTCGTTGGTGAGCAAGAAACATTGGGGCAATTTTTAGCCCACTTATTTTTCTTGCAAGGTATCTTAGGCTTAGATTCGATCTCTGCTGGGGCCTGGTATGTAGCGATTGACTGGCAGCTCTACTCAGTTTTGGCTGTATTGCTCATTTCTTTTTCTTCTTATCAGGCTCTAATATGGCTGATCAGCATTGTTATTGTGAGCTCTTTGCTCTACTTCAATCGTTCGGCACAATACGAGGCCTACTTCATTTATTTCATTGGCTCCTATGGTCTTGGTGTGGTGGCTTATCTTGCGAAGAACTTTTCCGATAAGAAGATTCAAGTCTTGGCCAAGTTTGTACTGATTGCAATTGGAGTGATTATTGCGATCTCCACATTGCATCAAGTGTGGTTACGAAATTTCTTGGCTTGGTTTGTAGCCCTACTATTATTTGTGTGGGGTAATGTGAGTTATTCAGACTTAAAACCTGCAAGCTCAAAAGTAAAAGTATTTGTATTGCGCTTTATTGCTTGGGCGAGCCCGCGATCTTATTGTGCTTTTTTAATTCACTTTGCATTTATCTTGCTAACAAACGCGCTTTATATTGCCTCTGGAATGCATGCCCACGAGAGTGGCCTGATTGCGATTGGCTTAATGTTGGGAGTCGTGGTGTGCAGCACTATTGCCGCCAACTACCTGTATCGCTGGGTAGAAATTCCCTCGGCAAAGCTGAAGATCTAA
- the yjgA gene encoding ribosome biogenesis factor YjgA gives MHVNEKNRTPKKDDLDDGPSKSELKRLMTERQKLAEVLAALSSDALKSIPMDEAIKASIAETNKIKSFEAIRRHKQYLGKLMRFLDEEELDAINKRLDAIQGVSKAETAKLHHLESYRDRLIANDETFTKMIEQYPDMDIQNMRTLIRNARKEKETNKPPKAYREIFRVLKDMGI, from the coding sequence ATGCATGTCAACGAAAAGAACCGCACCCCCAAGAAAGATGATCTTGATGATGGGCCCAGCAAATCCGAGCTAAAGCGCTTGATGACTGAGCGCCAAAAGCTGGCCGAAGTTTTAGCGGCGCTCAGTAGCGATGCCTTAAAGTCCATACCAATGGATGAGGCTATTAAGGCCTCCATTGCGGAAACAAACAAGATTAAGAGTTTTGAGGCAATCCGTCGTCATAAGCAATACCTTGGCAAACTCATGCGCTTTTTGGATGAAGAAGAGTTGGATGCCATTAACAAACGTTTAGATGCCATCCAAGGCGTTAGCAAGGCAGAGACTGCAAAGCTCCACCATCTGGAGTCGTATCGCGATCGCCTGATTGCCAATGACGAAACTTTCACGAAGATGATTGAGCAATATCCTGATATGGATATTCAGAATATGCGCACCCTCATCCGTAATGCTCGCAAAGAAAAAGAAACCAATAAACCTCCTAAGGCTTATCGAGAAATCTTTCGCGTCTTAAAGGATATGGGGATTTAA
- a CDS encoding helix-turn-helix domain-containing protein gives MNAEDLFAHVQKMPSKERIKFFSLVAINAFQETEYTHEQVFGHLRNATFSAEEAAEFLEISLPTLRRYVQSGRLKPTSIIGRSQLFSSADLKLLKQKINKE, from the coding sequence ATGAACGCAGAGGATCTTTTTGCTCATGTGCAAAAAATGCCCTCGAAAGAACGCATTAAATTTTTCTCTTTAGTTGCAATAAATGCCTTCCAAGAGACTGAATATACGCATGAGCAAGTATTTGGACATCTTAGAAATGCTACATTTTCAGCGGAAGAGGCCGCAGAGTTTTTAGAAATCTCGCTTCCCACTTTACGAAGATATGTACAGTCCGGCAGATTGAAGCCTACATCAATCATTGGAAGAAGCCAGTTATTTTCTAGCGCCGATCTGAAGCTACTAAAACAGAAAATCAATAAAGAATAA
- a CDS encoding type II toxin-antitoxin system RelE/ParE family toxin, which translates to MRTTFKKAFTQFVKKASKPLQLVIEIRVAEVCDNPKIGQQKQGDLQGVFVYKFRFNAQEYLMAYQFDHLAGAIEITWIKFCQIGPHENFYTQLKKSIRLK; encoded by the coding sequence ATGAGAACTACCTTTAAAAAAGCTTTTACCCAGTTTGTAAAAAAGGCTTCCAAGCCTTTGCAGTTAGTAATTGAAATCAGGGTCGCTGAAGTTTGCGATAACCCTAAGATAGGCCAACAAAAGCAAGGGGACCTTCAGGGTGTATTTGTTTATAAATTTCGCTTTAACGCACAAGAATATTTAATGGCATACCAATTTGATCATTTGGCAGGTGCAATAGAAATAACTTGGATTAAATTTTGCCAAATAGGACCTCATGAAAATTTTTATACTCAATTAAAAAAATCGATTCGACTTAAATGA
- a CDS encoding GMC family oxidoreductase encodes MTQASSQNTYDYIIIGAGSAGCMLAKRLTENPAKRVLLIEAGKNDNYIWIHIPVGYLYCIDNPRADWRFKTAAEKGLNGRSLLYPRGRVLGGCSSINGMIYMRGQEGDYASWVKATGDDSWSWQNALRRYKSFEDYHGPANQWHGKGGEWTVSKQRLRWPIMDVFKKAAVEAGIPASDDFNQGDNFGVGYFDVSQRKGWRLNTSKAFLRDAAKRSNLTVLTEAMVNKLLIDPSSKNCYGVQYIKDGKTIDVHCTANQGEVILSAGAIGSVQVLERSGVGSAAHLNKLGIPVIADLPGVGENLQDHLQLRMIYKVNGIKTLNTKANSLLGKLFIGMEYVLKRSGPMSMAPSQLGAFAYSSPDQPSANLEYHVQPLSLEKFGEDLHSFNAITASVCNVRPTSRGSVHISSIDPEVPPVIAPNYLSTSEDRKVAADSLRLTRKIVESPALKPYTPDEYKPGKQYQSDEELIKAAGDIGTTIFHPVGTCKMGRDDDPMAVLDSQLRVRGIQHLRVVDASAMPTITSGNTAAPTMMIAQRAVELLTGE; translated from the coding sequence ATGACTCAAGCCTCTTCACAAAACACCTACGACTACATCATCATCGGCGCTGGCAGCGCAGGCTGCATGCTGGCTAAGCGCCTGACTGAGAATCCCGCTAAACGGGTTCTCTTGATTGAGGCTGGTAAGAATGACAACTACATCTGGATACATATACCAGTGGGTTACTTATATTGCATCGATAACCCAAGAGCGGATTGGCGTTTTAAGACTGCTGCTGAAAAAGGTCTCAACGGACGCTCACTGCTATATCCACGCGGTCGGGTTTTAGGTGGCTGCTCATCTATCAACGGCATGATCTATATGCGTGGTCAAGAAGGTGATTACGCATCTTGGGTTAAAGCAACTGGTGATGACTCTTGGTCTTGGCAAAACGCATTGCGTCGTTACAAATCATTCGAGGATTATCACGGCCCCGCCAATCAGTGGCATGGCAAAGGTGGTGAGTGGACGGTGTCTAAGCAGCGTTTGCGTTGGCCCATCATGGATGTTTTTAAAAAGGCTGCAGTAGAGGCAGGCATTCCAGCATCAGATGACTTTAACCAGGGCGATAACTTTGGGGTGGGTTACTTTGATGTGAGTCAGCGCAAAGGTTGGCGCCTAAATACTTCAAAAGCATTTTTGCGTGATGCTGCTAAGCGATCTAACCTCACTGTCCTTACTGAAGCGATGGTCAATAAATTGTTGATTGATCCAAGCTCTAAAAATTGCTATGGTGTTCAATATATTAAGGATGGCAAAACTATTGATGTGCATTGCACCGCCAATCAAGGTGAAGTGATTCTGAGTGCAGGCGCCATTGGTAGTGTGCAGGTTCTAGAGCGCTCGGGCGTTGGGTCAGCTGCGCATCTCAATAAGCTGGGCATCCCCGTCATTGCAGATTTACCAGGCGTAGGCGAGAACTTGCAAGACCATTTGCAATTGCGCATGATCTACAAAGTCAATGGCATTAAGACTCTCAATACCAAAGCGAACTCCTTGCTTGGCAAGCTATTCATCGGCATGGAGTACGTGCTCAAGCGCTCTGGCCCGATGTCAATGGCCCCCTCACAGTTAGGCGCATTTGCGTATAGCTCACCAGATCAGCCTTCTGCTAATTTGGAATATCACGTTCAACCACTCTCACTTGAAAAGTTCGGCGAAGATTTGCATTCTTTTAATGCGATTACTGCCAGTGTTTGTAACGTGCGCCCAACATCTCGCGGTAGTGTGCACATCAGCTCGATTGACCCAGAGGTGCCGCCAGTCATTGCACCAAATTATTTATCTACATCCGAAGATCGCAAAGTTGCCGCCGACTCATTGCGCCTCACACGCAAGATTGTGGAAAGTCCAGCACTGAAGCCCTACACACCTGATGAGTACAAGCCGGGCAAACAATATCAAAGTGATGAAGAACTCATCAAAGCTGCTGGGGATATTGGTACGACAATTTTTCATCCAGTGGGCACCTGCAAGATGGGGCGCGATGATGATCCGATGGCAGTATTGGATTCGCAACTACGAGTTCGGGGTATTCAACATCTGAGAGTGGTGGATGCATCTGCAATGCCAACAATTACTTCAGGCAATACTGCAGCTCCGACCATGATGATTGCGCAACGCGCTGTTGAACTGCTTACTGGTGAGTAA
- a CDS encoding EamA family transporter: MSNSKTSGSTQLHPGLPASHLLLALAIVAVWGTNFVVIKISLDSFPPFFFAALRYIFALLPVVFFMPKPKVSWINLCIYGLATGVGQFGVMYFAIDGRISPGLASLVIQTQVFFTIGFAMFFAKEGLRLYQAVAVAVAMTGLVIIALHTDAATTFLGLALVVFAGFSWGVANTVSRRAGAINMLSYVVWASAFSIPPLLILSLIFEGGFTHLWEITLLAPIGAWIGVLWQAWANTLFGYAAWGWLLSKHPAAVVAPAPLLVPIFGMGASAFFLGEALPGWKIMAAGLVIAGLVVNLFWPALRERSRHFF, translated from the coding sequence GTGAGTAATTCAAAAACATCAGGCAGTACACAGTTGCATCCTGGGCTTCCTGCAAGCCACTTGTTATTAGCGCTCGCCATCGTTGCCGTATGGGGCACAAACTTTGTAGTCATTAAGATTTCTCTCGATAGCTTTCCACCATTTTTCTTTGCAGCGCTGCGATACATTTTTGCTTTATTGCCAGTAGTATTTTTTATGCCTAAACCCAAGGTCTCTTGGATTAACCTGTGTATTTATGGTTTAGCAACTGGGGTAGGGCAGTTCGGCGTGATGTACTTTGCGATTGATGGGCGTATCTCTCCTGGGCTTGCATCATTAGTTATTCAGACGCAGGTATTTTTTACGATTGGCTTTGCGATGTTCTTCGCTAAAGAGGGTCTTAGGCTGTATCAGGCAGTGGCTGTAGCGGTGGCGATGACGGGTTTGGTCATTATTGCCTTGCACACCGATGCCGCGACAACTTTCCTAGGTCTTGCATTAGTAGTCTTTGCCGGATTCTCCTGGGGGGTTGCCAATACAGTGAGTCGCAGGGCTGGTGCCATCAATATGTTGTCTTATGTGGTTTGGGCGAGCGCTTTCTCAATCCCTCCCTTGCTTATCCTTTCCCTCATTTTTGAGGGTGGTTTCACCCATTTATGGGAAATTACCTTATTAGCGCCCATAGGGGCTTGGATTGGAGTGCTCTGGCAGGCATGGGCTAATACTCTCTTTGGCTATGCTGCTTGGGGCTGGTTGCTCTCAAAGCACCCGGCAGCTGTGGTGGCTCCCGCCCCCCTATTAGTACCTATCTTTGGAATGGGGGCATCAGCCTTTTTCTTGGGCGAGGCCCTGCCAGGCTGGAAAATCATGGCTGCGGGCCTCGTAATTGCTGGTTTAGTGGTAAATCTTTTCTGGCCTGCATTACGGGAGCGAAGTCGTCATTTTTTTTAA
- a CDS encoding ABC transporter substrate-binding protein, protein MNIRRHIFAVAAAAMFTTGAYAADIKLGVSGPFTGGSASMGVSMRDGVRLAAKEINAAGGVNGNKLVLVERDDEAKNERGVQIAQELINNEKVVATLGFINTGVALASQRFYQDAKIPVMNNVATGTLITKQFPNAPENYVFRNAAPDVIQAPMIAKEAVEKRGLKKVAILADSTNYGQLGREDLEKALKGYGVTPVATEKFNIGDVDMTSQLLKAKNAGADVILTYAIGPELAQIANGMAKLGWKKPIIGSWTLSMASFIDTAGKNGNGATMPETFIQQPATTPKRKVFVDTYLKEFKPKNGIIASPVSAAQGYDSVYLLAAAIKQANSTEGPKILAALQDLKTPVDGVVMTYNKPFSAADHEAIRAKDVVMGVVENGKVEFLNAEDAIVKKK, encoded by the coding sequence ATGAACATTCGTCGTCACATTTTTGCGGTAGCTGCTGCTGCAATGTTTACAACCGGCGCTTACGCTGCCGATATTAAGCTTGGTGTTTCAGGTCCATTTACTGGCGGCTCAGCTTCCATGGGCGTGAGTATGCGTGATGGCGTGCGTTTAGCTGCCAAAGAAATTAACGCAGCAGGTGGCGTCAATGGCAATAAGCTCGTATTAGTAGAGCGCGATGATGAGGCTAAGAATGAGCGTGGCGTGCAAATTGCACAAGAATTAATTAACAATGAAAAAGTGGTTGCTACTTTAGGTTTCATTAATACTGGCGTTGCTTTGGCTTCACAGCGCTTTTATCAAGACGCTAAGATTCCAGTAATGAATAACGTGGCGACTGGAACTTTAATTACGAAGCAATTTCCTAATGCTCCAGAAAATTATGTTTTCCGCAATGCTGCACCTGATGTGATTCAAGCCCCAATGATCGCTAAAGAGGCGGTTGAGAAGCGTGGCCTGAAGAAAGTTGCGATTTTGGCTGACTCTACAAACTACGGTCAATTGGGTCGTGAGGATTTAGAGAAAGCGTTGAAAGGCTATGGCGTAACTCCTGTAGCTACTGAGAAGTTCAACATCGGCGACGTCGATATGACCTCACAATTGCTCAAGGCAAAAAATGCTGGTGCTGATGTGATTTTGACTTACGCAATTGGACCTGAGTTGGCGCAGATTGCTAACGGTATGGCGAAATTGGGTTGGAAAAAGCCAATTATTGGCTCTTGGACGCTCTCCATGGCCAGCTTCATTGATACAGCCGGTAAGAACGGTAACGGCGCAACCATGCCAGAGACTTTTATTCAGCAGCCTGCTACGACTCCAAAGCGTAAAGTATTCGTTGATACTTACCTAAAGGAGTTCAAGCCAAAAAATGGCATTATTGCTTCTCCTGTGTCGGCAGCTCAAGGTTACGACTCCGTATACCTCTTGGCTGCAGCCATTAAACAGGCCAATAGCACTGAGGGACCAAAGATTTTGGCAGCATTGCAAGATCTGAAAACTCCGGTTGATGGTGTTGTAATGACTTACAACAAGCCATTCTCAGCAGCAGACCATGAGGCAATTAGGGCAAAGGATGTAGTAATGGGTGTGGTAGAAAACGGCAAGGTTGAGTTCTTGAATGCGGAAGACGCAATTGTCAAGAAGAAGTAA
- a CDS encoding branched-chain amino acid ABC transporter permease gives MDMLAQILSSGIAVGMIYAVIAFGFQLTFATSGTLNFGQGEALMLGALVGLTCVDMLGMNYWLMIPIVCLFGMVQGGFVELIGVRPAIKIKSEFGWIMSTIALGIIFKNVAENIWGRDALPFPSPLPMEPMEFLGANILPMEILVVVGALVMMLLVEFFNRKTIYGKAVVATANDRDAAGLMGINTSLVITFSYALSSLTAAFAGVLIAPLTLTGAAMGGALGLKAFAVAIIGGLSSGMGIIVGGLILGIVETATGFYISTGYKDVPGLILLLLVLAYKPSGLFGKSAIKKV, from the coding sequence ATGGACATGCTTGCACAAATCCTCTCAAGTGGTATCGCGGTGGGGATGATCTACGCGGTGATCGCTTTCGGTTTCCAGCTGACTTTTGCCACCTCAGGCACATTAAATTTCGGTCAAGGCGAGGCCTTAATGTTGGGCGCTTTAGTTGGCCTTACCTGCGTTGACATGCTAGGTATGAACTACTGGCTCATGATTCCAATCGTCTGTCTTTTCGGGATGGTGCAAGGTGGTTTCGTTGAGCTGATTGGTGTGCGCCCTGCGATTAAGATTAAGTCTGAGTTCGGGTGGATTATGTCCACTATCGCGCTGGGCATTATTTTCAAAAACGTCGCTGAAAACATTTGGGGTCGTGATGCCTTGCCATTTCCATCCCCGCTGCCAATGGAGCCAATGGAATTCCTTGGGGCTAACATTTTGCCAATGGAAATCTTGGTGGTAGTTGGTGCCTTAGTCATGATGTTGTTGGTGGAGTTCTTTAACCGTAAAACAATTTACGGTAAAGCGGTAGTCGCAACGGCAAACGATCGCGATGCTGCCGGCTTAATGGGTATTAACACCAGCCTGGTAATTACCTTCTCATATGCGCTGTCATCCTTAACCGCTGCCTTTGCAGGTGTTCTGATTGCGCCATTGACATTAACGGGCGCTGCTATGGGTGGCGCTTTGGGTTTAAAAGCATTTGCAGTAGCCATTATTGGCGGCCTCTCAAGCGGTATGGGAATCATTGTGGGTGGTTTGATTCTGGGAATTGTTGAGACTGCTACAGGCTTTTATATTTCTACTGGCTATAAAGATGTGCCAGGTTTGATCTTGCTCTTATTGGTGCTTGCATACAAACCATCAGGCCTCTTTGGTAAATCTGCAATTAAGAAAGTTTAA
- a CDS encoding branched-chain amino acid ABC transporter ATP-binding protein/permease, which yields MKLKSLLPLLIAILGLFCLPLFIHNPYYIHLAETILIYTILLFGLDIVVGYVGQVSLGHAALFGIGSYTAGVLFFHFGMPIWVTLPASVVVTAAFGGVLALPALKVIGPYLAMVTLAFGTIAQILINEMTWLTEGPLGIKIPKPELLGVPMTKAEFFWLVSIVLILSLIVVDRFVKSQMGRAFEALRDSPIACDCMGVSVYRFKVIAFVISAGFAGLAGCLYAYSEQYISPNTYNNELAVLFLLGIIMGGRKSRLGAVIGAAIIVLLPKLLDDINLFRIVASVIAIVVVAGAAMALSKRVTTLRRVAVPIAGVVGLAAFSFWLNSISDWRLSIFGFMILLVVYYLQNGIVGFAKSFYQSIAGKTKTTRGDQAEVIDDSISFISKVSNQDTGAELLKVDSILMQFGGLKALNNVDLSIKRGTIHGLIGPNGSGKSTMMNVLTGIYVPTAGNVLYAGQSVVGRTSSDIALSGIARTFQNVQLFGEMTAIQNILVGLHHTFKSNMVEIALHLPRYKKEEAEAHARAMALLKFVGLDDLANEEARNLPYGKQRLLEIARALALDPELLLLDEPAAGLTAPDIKELLRIIRKIRDSGITFILIEHHMDVVMSVCDTVSVLDFGQKIAEGKPAEVQADEKVIHAYLGA from the coding sequence ATGAAATTGAAGTCTCTATTACCTCTATTAATTGCGATCCTAGGGTTATTTTGTTTACCCCTATTTATTCACAACCCTTATTACATTCACTTAGCAGAAACTATTCTGATCTATACCATCCTGTTGTTTGGTTTGGATATCGTGGTGGGTTATGTGGGTCAGGTTTCCTTAGGGCACGCAGCTCTATTCGGAATCGGCTCCTACACCGCTGGTGTGCTGTTCTTCCATTTTGGTATGCCAATTTGGGTCACCTTGCCAGCTTCAGTAGTAGTTACGGCTGCTTTTGGCGGTGTCTTGGCGCTTCCAGCGCTCAAAGTGATCGGCCCTTATTTGGCGATGGTGACTTTAGCCTTTGGAACAATCGCGCAAATCTTAATTAACGAGATGACTTGGTTGACCGAGGGCCCACTGGGTATCAAGATTCCAAAGCCAGAGCTCTTAGGCGTTCCAATGACGAAGGCTGAGTTCTTCTGGTTGGTCTCGATTGTCCTAATACTTTCTTTGATTGTGGTTGATCGCTTTGTGAAATCACAAATGGGGCGTGCTTTTGAGGCCTTACGTGATAGTCCAATTGCTTGCGACTGTATGGGTGTGTCTGTATATCGCTTTAAGGTGATTGCATTTGTAATCAGCGCCGGCTTTGCTGGCTTAGCTGGCTGCTTGTACGCCTATTCTGAGCAATACATATCACCCAATACCTACAACAACGAACTTGCTGTTCTATTCCTGCTTGGCATCATTATGGGTGGACGTAAGTCACGCCTTGGGGCAGTGATTGGTGCCGCCATTATTGTGTTGTTGCCAAAACTTTTGGATGACATTAACTTGTTCCGGATTGTTGCCTCTGTCATTGCAATCGTGGTCGTAGCTGGTGCTGCCATGGCTTTGTCGAAGCGGGTAACTACATTACGCCGAGTTGCCGTTCCAATCGCAGGAGTGGTGGGTTTAGCGGCGTTCTCATTCTGGCTCAATAGCATTTCAGATTGGCGTTTGAGTATCTTCGGCTTTATGATTTTGTTGGTGGTGTACTACCTCCAAAACGGTATTGTTGGATTTGCAAAGAGCTTCTACCAATCAATTGCTGGCAAGACTAAAACTACTCGTGGAGATCAAGCTGAAGTAATTGATGATTCTATTAGCTTCATCAGCAAGGTCAGCAATCAAGATACTGGCGCTGAGCTTTTGAAAGTGGACTCCATATTGATGCAGTTCGGTGGTTTGAAAGCATTAAACAATGTTGATCTAAGTATCAAGCGCGGCACTATTCATGGTTTGATTGGCCCTAATGGCTCAGGTAAGAGCACGATGATGAACGTATTGACAGGTATTTATGTGCCTACGGCCGGAAACGTTCTCTATGCTGGTCAAAGCGTGGTTGGTCGTACATCTTCAGACATTGCACTTTCTGGTATTGCTCGCACCTTCCAAAACGTTCAGCTCTTCGGTGAAATGACTGCCATCCAAAATATTTTGGTTGGCCTGCACCACACCTTTAAGTCCAATATGGTGGAGATTGCATTACATCTACCGCGTTACAAGAAAGAAGAAGCCGAAGCACATGCTCGTGCAATGGCGCTTTTGAAGTTTGTTGGCTTAGATGACTTAGCAAATGAAGAGGCGCGTAACCTGCCATACGGTAAGCAACGTCTGTTAGAGATTGCCCGCGCCTTAGCTTTGGATCCAGAGTTGCTCTTGTTGGATGAGCCAGCTGCTGGTTTGACAGCCCCAGATATTAAAGAACTCTTGCGCATTATTCGTAAGATCCGCGATAGCGGTATTACCTTCATCCTGATTGAGCATCATATGGATGTGGTGATGTCAGTATGCGATACCGTTTCTGTATTGGACTTCGGTCAGAAGATTGCAGAAGGTAAACCAGCTGAAGTTCAGGCAGACGAGAAGGTGATTCATGCCTACTTGGGCGCTTAA
- a CDS encoding ABC transporter ATP-binding protein, with protein sequence MLSIKNLEAGYGKVKVLHGINIDVPKGQVITLIGSNGAGKTTTMRAITGMIKPSAGEVTLGGEKIDGYDSHKIARLGLAHSPEGRRVFTTMSVNDNLLLGAFPRFTGSRPKGDIKNDLERSLEMFPRLKERRNQLAGTLSGGEQQMLAMARAVMLNPEIILLDEPSMGLAPILVEEVFRIISNLKSQGVTMLLVEQFAAAALKVADYGYVLENGKIATHGPADKLMHDPAVKAAYLGGAGGH encoded by the coding sequence ATGTTATCTATTAAGAATCTTGAAGCAGGCTACGGCAAAGTAAAAGTTCTGCACGGCATCAATATTGATGTTCCTAAAGGGCAAGTCATTACTTTGATCGGGTCAAACGGCGCTGGTAAAACAACTACTATGCGTGCCATTACCGGCATGATTAAACCTTCGGCTGGTGAAGTCACCTTGGGCGGCGAAAAAATTGATGGTTACGACTCTCATAAAATCGCACGTCTTGGTTTGGCGCATAGCCCAGAAGGTCGTCGTGTATTTACGACCATGTCTGTGAATGACAATCTCCTGTTGGGTGCATTTCCGCGCTTTACGGGTAGCCGCCCAAAAGGCGACATTAAGAACGATCTCGAGCGATCTCTCGAAATGTTCCCGCGCTTAAAAGAGCGTCGCAATCAATTGGCCGGAACATTGTCAGGTGGTGAGCAACAGATGTTGGCAATGGCTCGTGCTGTGATGCTCAATCCAGAGATTATTCTCTTGGATGAGCCTTCAATGGGCTTGGCACCGATTTTGGTTGAGGAAGTTTTCAGAATTATCTCTAATCTGAAATCACAAGGTGTGACGATGTTACTGGTCGAGCAGTTCGCAGCAGCGGCTTTGAAGGTTGCAGACTACGGTTATGTACTTGAGAACGGTAAGATTGCAACGCATGGCCCAGCGGATAAGTTAATGCATGATCCTGCTGTGAAAGCAGCTTACTTAGGTGGTGCTGGCGGCCACTAA